One segment of Paraburkholderia bonniea DNA contains the following:
- a CDS encoding acyltransferase family protein — MKNVRYLELDSLRGIAAVSVVIFHTQNYWFEKAYSVFNWAYLCVDLFFILSGIVLAHTYEKKIASGELNFKQFMLARVSRMGPLNWAALIFLLLANLFIFHFGQSQQHIITWDDSAYGFILSALFLQNSGIYPLQTWNPAAWSISAEMCVNIIWFWVVCRQRASSVVIAVAVFFALLLLYLGYGVQHSKTIGITYDTLYPLVSGGLMRCIAGFGLGVLLQRHVLRGKRQVNVFNPLIANVGAALVLLFIVASVLKHEDPNWGGIDYLTVALVFPALILFSLARGSLLGAFLRLKPLVWLGERSYSIYIVHMPMMFCLPSFLALTKLPASYPVLGVFFTASVIFVSALSYRFLEEPARKQLRKQFQTTPVAGLQAKVE, encoded by the coding sequence GTGAAAAACGTGCGGTATCTTGAGCTGGATTCTTTGCGCGGCATTGCTGCGGTTTCCGTGGTGATTTTTCATACCCAGAATTACTGGTTTGAAAAAGCTTATTCTGTTTTCAACTGGGCTTACCTCTGCGTTGATCTGTTTTTTATTTTAAGCGGTATTGTTCTGGCTCATACCTATGAGAAGAAAATCGCTTCGGGTGAATTAAATTTCAAGCAATTCATGCTCGCCAGAGTGTCCAGAATGGGGCCGTTAAACTGGGCTGCCCTGATTTTTTTATTGCTGGCGAATCTGTTTATTTTTCATTTTGGCCAAAGCCAGCAGCACATTATTACCTGGGATGATTCTGCTTACGGTTTTATCCTGAGTGCGCTGTTTTTACAAAATAGCGGGATTTATCCGCTGCAAACATGGAATCCGGCCGCATGGTCGATTTCTGCTGAAATGTGCGTCAACATCATCTGGTTCTGGGTGGTATGCCGCCAGCGCGCATCTTCCGTAGTGATTGCCGTCGCTGTATTTTTTGCGCTGCTGCTTTTATATCTGGGTTATGGCGTACAGCATTCCAAAACCATTGGCATTACCTATGACACCCTATATCCGCTAGTCAGCGGAGGCCTGATGCGCTGTATCGCGGGGTTTGGCCTGGGGGTGCTGTTGCAGCGGCATGTATTGCGCGGCAAACGTCAGGTCAATGTTTTCAATCCATTGATTGCCAATGTGGGGGCCGCTCTGGTTCTGCTATTTATTGTTGCCTCAGTGCTTAAACATGAAGATCCAAACTGGGGCGGTATAGATTATTTAACCGTGGCGCTGGTATTCCCTGCATTAATTTTGTTTTCGCTGGCGCGCGGATCTTTGCTTGGTGCATTTTTACGCTTGAAACCGCTGGTCTGGCTCGGTGAGCGTTCTTATTCGATTTATATCGTTCATATGCCAATGATGTTTTGCCTGCCTTCCTTTCTGGCACTGACAAAATTGCCTGCGTCATACCCGGTTTTGGGTGTTTTCTTCACCGCTTCCGTTATTTTTGTTTCAGCGCTCAGTTATCGCTTCCTCGAAGAGCCCGCCAGAAAGCAGTTGCGCAAACAATTTC
- a CDS encoding ABC transporter ATP-binding protein produces the protein MQKQISSVIEVRGLYKKVEDAAGSLTILDDIDLSIEAGSRVAIVGASGSGKSTLLGLLAGLDRASAGSVHLLGHDLAELDEDARAALRRGAVGFVFQSFQLMPHLTALENVMLPLELQGGIAASEAAQRARTLLEQVGLGQRTGHYPKLLSGGEQQRVALARAFVTRPALLFADEPTGSLDAATGHAVIELMFEMNRASGATLVLVTHDAELARRCDRTVTIEAGRLV, from the coding sequence ATGCAAAAACAAATCAGTTCAGTCATTGAAGTTCGGGGCTTGTACAAGAAGGTGGAGGATGCGGCAGGCAGTCTGACGATTCTGGATGATATCGACCTTTCCATCGAGGCTGGCAGCCGGGTGGCGATTGTCGGTGCGTCCGGTTCCGGCAAATCCACCTTGCTTGGTCTGCTGGCAGGGCTCGATCGTGCCAGTGCGGGTTCCGTGCACTTGCTAGGCCATGATCTAGCCGAGCTGGATGAAGATGCGCGGGCAGCGTTGCGGCGCGGTGCGGTGGGCTTCGTGTTTCAGTCATTTCAGCTCATGCCGCATCTGACGGCGCTCGAAAACGTGATGCTGCCGCTGGAGCTGCAAGGCGGAATCGCGGCTTCCGAGGCGGCTCAGCGCGCACGCACGCTGCTTGAGCAAGTCGGCCTTGGCCAGCGCACCGGGCATTATCCGAAGCTGCTGTCAGGCGGCGAACAACAGCGCGTGGCGCTGGCACGGGCGTTTGTCACGCGCCCAGCGCTGCTCTTCGCCGATGAGCCGACCGGCAGCCTGGATGCGGCCACTGGCCATGCGGTGATCGAGCTGATGTTCGAGATGAACCGCGCGAGCGGCGCGACCCTGGTGCTGGTCACACACGATGCAGAACTGGCGCGGCGTTGCGACCGGACGGTGACGATTGAAGCGGGACGGCTGGTTTAA
- the pgi gene encoding glucose-6-phosphate isomerase, translated as MTLNTLPAWSALQAHYEQIHDMHLRDCFAAAQDPAPTRAERFTFSGAGLTADFSKHRITDATLRLFTQLAREAQVEARRDAMFAGAIVNPTEDRAALHTALRADAVQAPFHAEVHAGLARMADFSARVRDGRWTGYSGKRIRHVVNIGIGGSDLGPKMVTHALHHLASPEISTYFVSNVDGTDLARVLEQIDPETTLVIVVSKTFTTLETMTNARSLRTWLVQQGCPETALARHFVGVSANVAEVVKFGIAEENVFAMWDWVGGRYSLWSAVGLSVMIAIGSAQFGELLAGARDMDQHFCSAPLERNLPVLMAMTGIWYRDFFGSQSYLVAPYSEALHYLPAYLQQLEMESNGKSARLDGAMVDYPTAAVTWGEPGTNGQHAFFQMLHQGPTLVPIDFIAVLTPEHALAGHHPRLLANCFAQSEALMLGRTLEEAQKIAGPERPELAPHLVFPGNRPSTTLVLDALNARTLGALIALYEHKVLVQAAVWNINPFDQWGVELGKILGKVVEADLAAEHVAAGKHDSSTTALIARARQALQRQTPR; from the coding sequence ATGACGCTCAATACGCTCCCTGCCTGGTCTGCGCTGCAAGCGCACTACGAACAGATCCACGACATGCATCTGCGCGACTGTTTCGCCGCGGCGCAAGATCCCGCTCCCACCCGCGCCGAACGCTTTACGTTCTCAGGCGCTGGCCTCACCGCCGATTTCTCCAAACACCGCATAACCGACGCAACCCTGCGCCTCTTCACCCAGTTGGCACGTGAAGCGCAGGTCGAAGCACGCCGCGATGCGATGTTCGCTGGCGCCATCGTGAACCCCACAGAAGACCGCGCGGCGCTGCACACCGCGTTACGCGCGGACGCTGTCCAAGCCCCGTTTCATGCCGAAGTCCACGCCGGGCTAGCGCGCATGGCCGATTTTTCCGCCAGGGTACGTGATGGCCGCTGGACTGGCTATAGCGGCAAGCGGATTCGCCACGTCGTGAATATCGGCATTGGCGGCTCGGACCTCGGACCCAAAATGGTGACTCATGCGCTGCACCATCTGGCAAGCCCCGAAATCTCGACTTACTTCGTGTCAAACGTGGACGGCACTGATCTGGCGCGCGTGCTGGAACAGATTGACCCGGAAACAACCCTCGTGATCGTGGTCTCCAAGACCTTCACCACCCTCGAAACCATGACCAACGCGCGTTCGCTGCGCACCTGGCTGGTTCAGCAAGGTTGCCCTGAAACTGCGCTGGCCCGGCATTTCGTCGGGGTCTCGGCCAATGTCGCAGAAGTCGTCAAGTTCGGCATCGCGGAAGAAAACGTCTTTGCGATGTGGGACTGGGTGGGTGGGCGCTATTCGCTGTGGTCGGCCGTCGGGCTGTCAGTCATGATCGCCATCGGTTCAGCGCAGTTTGGTGAGCTGCTCGCCGGTGCCCGCGATATGGACCAGCATTTCTGCAGCGCGCCACTGGAGCGCAATTTGCCGGTGCTCATGGCCATGACGGGCATCTGGTACCGCGACTTTTTTGGCTCGCAAAGCTATCTGGTCGCCCCTTATTCCGAAGCACTGCATTACCTGCCCGCGTATTTGCAACAGCTTGAAATGGAGAGCAATGGCAAATCAGCCCGGCTGGATGGCGCGATGGTCGACTACCCAACGGCCGCGGTGACTTGGGGCGAACCGGGCACGAATGGCCAGCACGCGTTCTTCCAGATGCTGCATCAGGGCCCTACCCTCGTGCCAATTGATTTCATCGCGGTTCTAACACCCGAGCATGCGCTGGCGGGTCATCATCCGCGCTTGCTGGCGAACTGTTTTGCCCAAAGTGAAGCGCTGATGCTCGGACGCACGCTCGAAGAAGCCCAGAAAATCGCCGGCCCCGAGCGGCCGGAACTGGCACCGCATCTGGTCTTTCCAGGCAACCGTCCGTCGACCACACTCGTGCTCGACGCGCTAAACGCCCGCACGCTAGGCGCGCTGATTGCGCTGTATGAACACAAAGTGCTGGTTCAGGCGGCGGTCTGGAATATCAATCCGTTTGACCAATGGGGCGTTGAGCTAGGCAAGATTCTGGGCAAGGTCGTCGAGGCTGATCTGGCGGCTGAACACGTCGCGGCGGGCAAACATGATTCCTCCACCACCGCGCTGATCGCCCGGGCCCGTCAAGCGCTGCAGCGTCAAACACCGCGCTAG